From a single Kiritimatiellia bacterium genomic region:
- a CDS encoding CTP synthase: MAKFIFITGGVVSSLGKGITAASIGRLLIDRGLNIRMLKMDPYLNVDPGTMSPYQHGEVYVTDDGAETDLDLGHYERFTGQPTSKKSNFTAGRIYWEVLRKERRGDYLGHTVQMIPHITDEIKANIRALEEDGVDVVVAEIGGTVGDIEGLTFLEAIRQIGLEVGRENVMYIHMSYVPYIRAAGEVKTKPSQQSVAKLREIGIVPDALICRSEVALSEEVRRKISLFCNVPLHAVIEEQDVKHTIYEVPLMLSEQGLDEIIMVHFRLAKPPARMTPWRQLIEAIVHPKGTVKIGVVGKYSELQDAYKSLYEAISHGGIAHHHHVQVQKIAAEEIESGSARAALHDVHGILVPGGFGKRGIEGKISAIRYAREEQVPFFGICLGLQCAVIEFARNVAGLAGAHSTEIDPCTPHPVVCLMEEQEKVVDLGATMRLGAWPCRLKPQTTAYRAYKSELISERHRHRYEVNNGYRSLLEERGLVFSGVSPDGKLVEIIELANHPWFVGVQFHPELKSQPLAPHPLFSAFIGAAIEHKKRLEQAAPYHADAAF; encoded by the coding sequence ATGGCGAAATTTATTTTCATCACCGGTGGCGTGGTTTCCTCGCTCGGGAAGGGGATTACGGCGGCATCGATCGGCCGTCTGTTAATCGACCGCGGACTCAACATCCGCATGTTGAAAATGGACCCGTATCTGAACGTCGACCCGGGTACGATGAGCCCCTACCAGCATGGCGAGGTTTACGTCACCGACGATGGAGCAGAAACGGATCTGGACCTGGGGCACTATGAGCGTTTCACAGGCCAGCCCACCTCCAAAAAATCGAATTTTACGGCCGGTCGGATTTATTGGGAGGTCCTGCGGAAGGAGCGCCGCGGAGATTACCTCGGCCACACCGTTCAAATGATCCCGCATATCACGGATGAAATCAAAGCGAACATTCGAGCGCTCGAGGAAGACGGGGTCGATGTGGTCGTGGCAGAGATTGGGGGGACCGTCGGCGATATCGAGGGCCTGACATTCCTTGAGGCGATTCGACAGATCGGGCTCGAGGTGGGCCGGGAGAATGTGATGTACATTCACATGAGCTATGTGCCGTACATCCGGGCGGCCGGCGAGGTGAAGACCAAACCGAGCCAGCAGAGCGTCGCCAAACTGCGCGAGATTGGTATTGTTCCGGATGCCCTCATCTGCCGCTCTGAAGTCGCGTTGAGCGAAGAGGTCCGGCGGAAAATTTCCCTCTTTTGCAACGTCCCGCTCCACGCGGTTATCGAAGAGCAGGATGTCAAGCATACGATTTACGAAGTGCCCCTCATGCTGTCTGAACAAGGACTGGATGAGATCATTATGGTGCACTTCCGGCTCGCCAAGCCGCCCGCGCGCATGACGCCCTGGCGTCAGTTGATCGAGGCGATCGTTCACCCCAAGGGAACGGTGAAAATTGGGGTGGTGGGCAAATACTCGGAATTGCAGGACGCGTACAAATCGCTTTACGAGGCCATCAGCCACGGCGGGATCGCGCACCATCACCATGTGCAGGTCCAGAAGATCGCCGCCGAGGAAATCGAATCAGGTTCCGCGCGCGCGGCGCTTCACGATGTTCATGGAATCCTTGTCCCCGGCGGTTTTGGCAAACGGGGCATCGAAGGCAAGATCAGCGCCATCCGATATGCCCGAGAAGAGCAGGTTCCCTTCTTTGGCATCTGCCTCGGTCTGCAATGTGCAGTCATTGAATTTGCCCGAAACGTTGCGGGCCTTGCGGGAGCCCATTCGACGGAAATCGACCCCTGTACGCCGCATCCCGTGGTTTGTCTGATGGAGGAGCAGGAGAAGGTTGTCGACCTGGGGGCGACGATGCGCCTGGGCGCCTGGCCATGCCGCCTGAAGCCGCAAACGACGGCATATCGCGCTTATAAATCGGAGTTGATAAGCGAACGGCACCGGCACCGGTATGAGGTGAACAACGGCTACCGCAGCCTTTTAGAGGAACGCGGTCTCGTTTTCTCCGGCGTCTCGCCGGACGGCAAATTGGTCGAGATCATCGAGCTTGCAAACCATCCCTGGTTCGTCGGCGTGCAATTCCATCCGGAACTGAAATCCCAACCCCTCGCCCCGCATCCGCTTTTTAGTGCATTTATCGGGGCTGCCATCGAGCACAAAAAGCGGCTCGAGCAGGCGGCCCCTTATCACGCCGACGCCGCTTTTTGA